The proteins below come from a single Cannabis sativa cultivar Pink pepper isolate KNU-18-1 chromosome 3, ASM2916894v1, whole genome shotgun sequence genomic window:
- the LOC115710603 gene encoding uncharacterized protein LOC115710603, with protein sequence MQQQHSFLDWCISSFQRMEKEDRELLVAVAWAIWNARNDRVWQNKIKTVENIVMSAKCYLSQWKHAHSSGLELLSAGLNQGDGAEHWVPPIENNVKVNVDAAIFEASRQFGVGWVARDARGLLIHGHTKLFNVQATPELAEAVGIREALSWIKSSGLQQVVLETDCLSIVQALRSSIVMISTFGQVVNECKALLNDLRTISIYFIHRSANTVAHELARASVSFPDCNFSLDSVPTVLLHVLVTNMII encoded by the coding sequence ATGCAGCAACAACACAGTTTTCTGGACTGGTGTATAAGCAGTTTTCAGAGAATGGAAAAGGAGGATCGGGAGTTGCTGGTGGCTGTTGCTTGGGCAATTTGGAATGCAAGAAATGACCGTGTATGGCAAAATAAGATTAAGACAGTGGAAAACATTGTTATGTCAGCAAAATGTTACCTTTCACAATGGAAACATGCTCATTCTTCTGGTTTAGAGCTCTTGTCTGCTGGTTTGAACCAAGGCGACGGAGCCGAGCATTGGGTGCCTCCAATTGAAAATAATGTAAAGGTTAACGTTGACGCAGCGATCTTTGAAGCTTCTCGACAGTTTGGTGTTGGTTGGGTAGCAAGAGATGCTCGGGGGCTTCTCATCCATGGCCATACAAAATTATTCAATGTTCAAGCTACACCAGAATTGGCTGAGGCTGTAGGAATTCGGGAGGCGTTAAGCTGGATAAAATCTAGTGGATTGCAGCAAGTGGTTCTCGAGACGGACTGTTTATCAATTGTCCAAGCCTTAAGAAGTTCAATTGTTATGATTTCCACGTTTGGTCAAGTGGTTAACGAGTGTAAGGCTTTACTTAATGATTTAAGAActatttctatttattttattcatcGATCAGCAAATACGGTGGCTCATGAGTTAGCTCGAGCCTCTGTATCCTTCCCTGATTGTAATTTCAGTTTGGACTCCGTTCCAACTGTTTTGTTACATGTTTTGGTGACTAATATGATTATCTAA
- the LOC133036112 gene encoding uncharacterized mitochondrial protein AtMg00310-like yields the protein MEVVRDMESLMSKYWWRNSANSNSGIHWMSWERLCHHKTEGGMGFRNLRDFNLAMLGKQGWRLLTKPNSLVARIFKARYFSNGTFLTAEIGSNPSFVWRSILEAQHLVASGVRWAVGDGKNIDVLGDPWLPDKANPWVISSHPGLHNAKVANLLTIEGLS from the coding sequence ATGGAGGTTGTTAGAGATATGGAGAGTCTCATGTCAAAATACTGGTGGAGGAACTCGGCTAATAGTAACTCCGGTATTCATTGGATGTCCTGGGAGAGACTTTGTCATCACAAAACTGAAGGAGGTATGGGGTTCAGAAATCTAAGAGACTTTAATCTGGCAATGTTAGGGAAACAAGGTTGGCGCTTACTAACCAAACCCAATTCTTTGGTAGCTCGAATCttcaaagctcgatactttTCGAATGGTACGTTTCTTACGGCTGAAATTGGTTCTAATCCTAGTTTTGTGTGGAGAAGCATACTTGAGGCACAACATCTGGTTGCTAGTGGAGTAAGATGGGCAGTTGGTGATGGTAAGAACATTGATGTTTTAGGAGACCCTTGGTTGCCGGATAAAGCTAATCCTTGGGTCATTTCCTCACATCCGGGGCTTCATAATGCTAAAGTGGCCAATCTATTGACTATTGAGGGGCTTAGTTGA